One window from the genome of Pseudomonas frederiksbergensis encodes:
- a CDS encoding DUF6026 family protein: MGPVVTARPPQTLYVTIRRDELRLLKEERDLLLDEVTQLRLQLQHAQLPYQSQALAR; this comes from the coding sequence ATGGGCCCAGTCGTTACCGCACGTCCTCCCCAAACCCTTTACGTGACCATTCGTCGCGACGAATTACGCCTTCTGAAAGAAGAGCGTGATCTGCTGCTTGATGAAGTGACGCAGTTGCGCTTGCAGTTGCAACATGCACAGCTTCCTTACCAGAGCCAGGCCTTGGCTCGCTGA
- the gnd gene encoding phosphogluconate dehydrogenase (NAD(+)-dependent, decarboxylating): MCSREHQHMQLGIIGLGRMGGNIARRLMLNGHTTVVYDRNAAFVENLSQEGATGVADLPALVAGLQKPRAVWVMLPAGAPTEDTINVLGELLEPGDVIIDGGNTYYKDDIRRAQALSEKGLSYIDVGTSGGVWGLERGYCMMIGGEADVVRRLDPLFESLAPGMGDIPRTRDRKSDDDRAERGYIHAGPAGSGHFVKMIHNGIEYGMMQAFAEGFDILKTKSSESLPPEQRFDLNLADIAEVWRRGSVVSSWLLDLTADALASDPKLDGFSGEVADSGEGRWTIEAAIEQAVPVPVLSSSLFARFRSRQQATYGDKMLSAMRFGFGGHVETPKK, from the coding sequence ATTTGTAGTAGGGAGCATCAGCACATGCAACTCGGGATCATTGGACTGGGCCGCATGGGCGGCAATATTGCGCGGCGCCTGATGCTCAATGGGCACACCACCGTCGTATATGACCGCAATGCCGCTTTTGTCGAAAACCTGAGCCAGGAAGGCGCAACGGGCGTCGCGGACCTGCCGGCGCTGGTCGCCGGGCTGCAGAAACCTCGGGCGGTCTGGGTCATGCTGCCAGCCGGCGCACCCACGGAAGACACGATCAATGTGCTCGGCGAATTGCTCGAGCCAGGGGACGTCATCATCGATGGCGGCAACACGTACTACAAGGACGACATCCGACGTGCCCAGGCGCTGTCGGAAAAAGGCCTGAGCTACATCGACGTCGGCACCTCCGGCGGCGTCTGGGGGCTCGAGCGCGGGTACTGCATGATGATCGGTGGCGAGGCCGATGTAGTCCGACGCCTGGACCCACTGTTCGAAAGCCTGGCGCCGGGCATGGGCGATATCCCACGCACCCGTGATCGCAAGTCCGACGACGATCGTGCCGAACGTGGCTACATCCACGCGGGCCCGGCCGGGTCCGGCCATTTCGTCAAGATGATCCACAACGGTATCGAATACGGAATGATGCAGGCCTTCGCCGAGGGCTTCGATATCCTCAAGACCAAATCCAGCGAAAGCCTGCCGCCTGAGCAGCGATTCGACTTGAACCTGGCCGATATCGCCGAAGTCTGGCGCCGCGGTAGCGTGGTTTCATCCTGGTTGCTGGATTTGACCGCCGATGCGTTGGCCAGCGATCCGAAGCTCGATGGCTTCTCCGGCGAAGTGGCCGATAGCGGGGAAGGGCGCTGGACCATCGAGGCGGCCATCGAGCAAGCGGTGCCGGTACCGGTGTTGTCCAGTTCGCTGTTCGCCCGCTTCCGCTCCCGCCAGCAGGCCACCTATGGCGACAAGATGCTCTCGGCCATGCGCTTCGGCTTCGGCGGCCACGTGGAGACACCGAAAAAATGA